The following proteins are encoded in a genomic region of Gossypium hirsutum isolate 1008001.06 chromosome D05, Gossypium_hirsutum_v2.1, whole genome shotgun sequence:
- the LOC107902199 gene encoding receptor-like protein 9DC3 — protein sequence MAPYLFLCLFLFCPHLYASFSSSGSHSCSSLIQFKNSFSITQTEYASFYCDRVAGLKSYPKTNSWKEGTDCCSWDGVTCDHLNAHVIALDLSCSWLYGNFPSNTTLFLLPHLQKLNLAYNDFSLSKIPSEFGRFTSLFYLNLSNTGFAGEVPSQVSHLSKLVSLDLSSGGYVQTIDKHALEGLVHNLTEVRHLFLDGMNMSSVNAHVFMNLSSSLSSLSLARCDLQGKFPKNIFDLPNLNLLNLEGNQNLNLDPLKFNRSSNLEHLDLSSVSFSTELIDSVDNLQALKYLDLSGNSFFQGLSVSFTNLSSLEYLILRGANFCGGLPDSMGNLVSLKFLDLSNSNLSGPLPRSLGNLLQLTYLDLRSNKLSGQIPLSILNLTQLEYLEIAKIFLEGSILDEVTAVPNLIYLVLYDNLLNGTLPSWLYTAPSLKEVEHFPWNNIAVLDLSSNLIRGNLPIPASMINVFLISNNSFNGEVSSLICNATYLKILDLSHNNLSGTIPRCFGNLSNSLQFLNLKKNKFYGTIPPTFAEGCQLTNFNLNGNLLEGPLTPSILNCIGLEVLDLGNNKINDTFPHWLGSLPQLQVLVLKSNHMHGSLCVNSSKSSPFFSKIQIFDLSSNYFSGPLPVRYINSFKAIINLEKIGSTMSYMGVNNPGIGGFFTYSIGIVMKGQDMELVKIFTMWMIIDLSNNQFEGGIPEVFGKLNLLKGLNLSHNNLNGGIPTSIGNLTSLEWLDLSSNRLSGTIPNRLADLSFLSSFNVSENKLHGQIPQGKQFNTFGNDSYQGNKGLCGFPVSKGCNIIEPAPPNVLEKDGSKSNITFGWKVVLIGYGCGVVFGMSVGYVVFKIGKPKWLVNLVEIQHEKKRRRKSKDGSRSNGRRRI from the exons ATGGCCCCCTATCTCTTTCTCTGCCTATTCCTCTTCTGTCCCCATCTTTatgcttctttttcttcttcaggaTCTCACTCCTGCTCTTCACTAATCCAGTTCAAGAATTCTTTTTCCATCACTCAGACAGAGTATGCTTCTTTCTATTGCGATCGTGTTGCTGGTCTTAAATCTTATCCCAAGACAAATTCATGGAAGGAGGGTACAGATTGCTGCTCATGGGATGGGGTCACTTGTGACCACCTAAATGCTCATGTTATTGCCCTTGACTTGAGCTGCAGTTGGCTATATGGCAACTTCCCTTCCAATACCACTCTCTTCCTTCTTCCTCACCTTCAAAAACTCAACCTTGCCTACAATGATTTTAgtctttccaaaattccatccgaGTTCGGTCGGTTTACAAGCCTATTCTACCTCAACCTTTCCAATACAGGGTTTGCAGGAGAAGTCCCATCCCAAGTCTCCCACCTGTCAAAATTGGTTTCACTTGATCTCTCCTCTGGGGGTTATGTACAAACAATTGACAAACATGCTCTGGAGGGACTTGTTCACAACCTAACCGAGGTCAGACATCTGTTTTTGGATGGAATGAACATGTCTTCTGTTAACGCTCATGTCTTCATGAATCTATCCTCTTCTCTAAGTTCTCTCAGTCTTGCTCGTTGTGATTTGCAAGGAAAATTCCCAAAAAACATTTTTGATTTGccaaacctcaatctcctcaacttgGAAGGCAACCAAAACCTCAATCTTGATCCTTTAAAGTTCAATCGGAGCAGCAATCTTGAACATTTGGATCTGTCGTCCGTGTCCTTCTCTACAGAATTAATTGATTCAGTTGATAATCTACAGGCCCTAAAGTACTTAGATCTATCAGGAAATTCTTTCTTTCAAGGATTGTCTGTCTCATtcacaaatttatcatctttGGAGTACTTGATTCTTAGGGGCGCAAATTTTTGTGGAGGATTGCCTGACTCGATGGGGAATCTTGTGTCCTTGAAGTTTTTAGATCTCTCCAATTCCAACTTATCAGGACCGCTTCCAAGATCACTGGGAAACCTCTTGCAACTCACTTATTTAGACTTGAGATCAAACAAATTGAGTGGACAAATTCCATTGTCAATTCTAAACCTAACGCAGTTGGAATACTTGGaaatagctaaaatttttttAGAAGGTTCCATTCTAGATGAGGTAACCGCTGTTCCGAATCTAATATATTTAGTCTTATATGACAATTTACTCAATGGAACACTTCCGTCATGGTTGTATACTGCTCCCTCCTTAAAGG AAGTTGAGCACTTTCCGTGGAATAATATTGCAGTTCTGGACTTAAGCTCCAATTTGATTCGTGGAAATCTTCCGATTCCAGCTTCGATGATCAATGTCTTTCTGATCTCAAATAATAGTTTCAATGGAGAGGTCTCTTCTTTAATCTGCAATGCCACTTATCTTAAAATTCTTGATTTGTCCCACAATAACTTGAGTGGAACAATTCCGCGATGTTTTGGAAATTTGAGCAACAGCCTTCAATTCTTGAATCTGAAGAAGAACAAGTTCTATGGGACGATTCCTCCAACATTTGCAGAGGGATGCCAATTGACTAATTTCAACTTAAATGGAAATCTGTTAGAAGGGCCATTGACACCATCCATCCTTAATTGTATTGGTCTGGAAGTGCTAGATCTTGGTAACAACAAGATCAATGATACATTTCCTCATTGGTTGGGAAGTCTTCCACAGCTACAAGTTCTGGTATTGAAGTCAAATCATATGCATGGGTCCTTATGCGTCAATAGTTCCAAGTCTAGCCCTTTTTTctctaaaatccaaatttttgaTCTCTCGAGTAATTATTTTTCTGGACCCCTACCTGTGAGATACATCAACAGCTTCAAGGCTATCATAAATCTAGAGAAGATTGGGAGTACAATGTCGTACATGGGGGTGAATAATCCTGGAATTGGTGGCTTCTTTACCTATTCCATTGGAATTGTTATGAAAGGACAAGATATGGAATTGGTGAAAATTTTCACCATGTGGATGATCATTGATCTATCAAACAATCAGTTTGAAGGGGGTATTCCAGAGGTTTTTGGGAAGCTTAACTTACTGAAAGGGCTCAACCTTTCTCATAATAACCTTAATGGTGGTATCCCCACCTCAATAGGGAATTTGACAAGTCTTGAATGGTTGGACCTATCTTCAAACAGGTTGTCTGGGACGATTCCAAATAGATTGGCAGATCTGTCATTTCTTTCGTCCTTCAATGTTTCTGAAAATAAACTCCATGGTCAGATTCCTCAAGGAAAACAATTCAACACATTTGGAAATGATTCATATCAAGGGAATAAGGGACTATGTGGGTTTCCGGTCTCGAAAGGTTGCAACATCATTGAGCCAGCACCTCCAAATGTGCTTGAAAAAGATGGCTCAAAATCAAACATTACTTTTGGTTGGAAAGTGGTGTTGATAGGTTATGGATGCGGAGTGGTGTTCGGAATGTCCGTGGGATATGTTGTTTTCAAAATTGGTAAGCCGAAATGGTTGGTGAATTTGGTTGAAATCCAACATGAGAAGAAGCGAAGAAGAAAGTCAAAGGATGGCAGTCGCAGCAATGGACGAAGAAGGatctag
- the LOC107900042 gene encoding receptor like protein 22, whose protein sequence is MASYLFLCLFLFFPHLYASFSSSGSHSCSSLIHFKNSFSITEGASWSCDHITGPKSYPKTNSWKEGTDCCSWDGVTCDHLNAHVIALDLSCSWLYGTFPSNTTLFLLPHLQKLNLAYNDFNLSKFPSEFGRFTSLFYLNLSRTGFAGEVPSQVSHLSKLVSLDLSYWGDEQFTIDKLALEGLVQNLTEVRHLFLDGMNMSSVNAHVFMNLSSSLRSLSLAGCDLQGKFPNNIFDLPNLNLLNLGNNQNLNLDPLKLNRSSNLEHLDLSWTSFSTEFIDSVDNLQALKSLGLSGNSFFQGLSVSITNLSSLEQLIISGANFFGGLPDSVGNLVSLKFLDLSNSNLSGTVPRSLGNLLQLTHLDLSGNQLSGQIPRSLGNHLQLTLLDLSQNQLSGQIPSSILNLTQLESLRISENSLNGSIPDEVTAFPNLIYLDLYDNLLNGTLPSWLYTAPSLKDIKLSQNQFSGHIKEFQSKSLELIWLENNKLQGPLPSSVFQLLNLTQLLLSSNNLSGVIEFRMFSNLPNLEDLDLSYNSLSLTSNTTSTVNLTSLFLSSCNLSEFPQFLKGLKSLKWLDLSCNKIEGKIPQWMQEVGNGSLTYLNVSHNSLTEVEHFQWKNIEFLDLSSNLIRGNLPIPASTINVFLISNNSFNGEVSSLICNVTSLGILDLSHNNLSGTIPQCFGNLSNSLEILNLKKNKFYGTIPPTFAEGCQLTNFNLNGNLLEGPLTPSILNCIGLEVLDLGNNKINDTFPHWLGSLPFLQVLVLKSNHMHGSLCVNSSKSSLFFSKIQIFDLSSNYFSGPLPVRYINSFKAIINLEKIGSTVSYMGVNDPRGSGFYTYSIGIVMKGQDMELVKIFTMWMIIDLSNNQFEGGIPKVIGKLNLLKGLNLSHNNLNGGIPTSIGNLTNLEWLDLSSNRLSGTIPIRLADLPFLSSFNVSENQLHGQIPQGKQFNTFGNDSYEGNRGLCGFPVSKGCNIIEPAPPNVLEKDGSKSNITFGWKVVLIGYGCGVVLGMSVGYVVFQTGKPKWLVNLVEIQHEKKRRRKSKDGSRSNGRRRI, encoded by the coding sequence ATGGCCTCCTATCTGTTTCTCTGCCTATTCCTCTTCTTTCCCCATCTTTatgcttctttttcttcttcaggaTCTCACTCCTGCTCTTCACTAATCCACTTCAAGAACTCTTTTTCCATAACAGAGGGTGCTTCTTGGTCTTGCGATCATATTACAGGTCCTAAATCTTATCCCAAGACAAATTCATGGAAGGAGGGTACAGATTGCTGCTCATGGGATGGGGTCACTTGTGACCACCTAAATGCTCATGTTATTGCCCTTGACTTGAGCTGCAGTTGGCTATATGGCACCTTCCCTTCCAATACCACTCTCTTCCTTCTTCCTCACCTTCAAAAACTCAACCTTGCCTACAATGATTTTAATCTTTCCAAATTTCCATCCGAGTTCGGTCGGTTTACAAGCCTATTCTACCTCAACCTTTCTCGTACAGGGTTTGCAGGAGAAGTCCCATCCCAAGTCTCCCACCTGTCAAAATTGGTTTCACTTGATCTCTCCTATTGGGGTGATGAACAATTTACAATTGACAAACTTGCTCTGGAGGGACTTGTTCAGAACCTAACCGAGGTCAGACATCTGTTTTTGGATGGAATGAACATGTCTTCTGTTAATGCTCATGTCTTCATGAATCTATCCTCTTCTCTAAGGTCTCTCAGTCTTGCTGGTTGTGATTTGCAAGGAAAATTCCCAAACAACATTTTTGATTTGccaaacctcaatctcctcaacttgGGAAACAACCAAAACCTCAATCTTGATCCTTTGAAGTTGAATCGGAGCAGCAATCTTGAACATTTGGATCTGTCATGGACGTCCTTCTCTACAGAATTCATTGATTCAGTTGATAATCTACAGGCCTTAAAGTCCTTAGGTCTATCAGGAAATTCTTTCTTTCAAGGATTGTCTGTCTCAAtcacaaatttatcatctttGGAGCAATTGATAATTTCAGGCGCAAATTTTTTTGGAGGATTGCCAGACTCGGTGGGTAATCTTGTGTCCTTGAAGTTTTTAGATCTCTCCAATTCCAACTTATCAGGAACGGTTCCAAGATCACTGGGGAACCTCTTGCAACTCACTCATTTAGACTTGTCGGGGAACCAATTGAGTGGACAAATTCCAAGATCATTGGGGAACCACTTGCAACTCACTCTTTTAGACTTGTCGCAGAACCAATTGAGTGGACAAATTCCATCGTCAATTCTAAACCTAACGCAGTTGGAAAGCTTGAGAATATctgaaaattcattaaacggtTCCATTCCAGATGAGGTAACCGCTTTTCCTAATCTAATATATTTAGACTTATATGACAATTTACTCAATGGAACACTTCCGTCATGGTTGTATACTGCTCCCTCCTTAAAGGATATAAAACTCTCTCAAAATCAATTCAGTGGGCATATCAAAGAATTCCAATCCAAATCACTAGAATTGATATGGTTAGAGAATAATAAACTCCAAGGTCCTCTTCCATCTTCAGTATTCCAACTTCTCAATCTTACCCAACTCCTTTTATCCTCAAATAATCTTAGTGGTGTCATAGAGTTTCGCATGTTCTCAAACCTTCCAAATCTCGAAGATCTTGACCTTTCATATAACAGCCTATCCTTAACATCTAATACTACTTCTACTGTTAATCTTACAAGCTTATTTTTGTCATCTTGCAATCTTAGTGAATTCCCCCAATTTTTAAAGGGGCTTAAAAGTTTGAAATGGTTAGACCTCTCTTGCAACAAAATTGAAGGCAAGATTCCACAGTGGATGCAAGAGGTGGGAAATGGCTCTTTGACTTACTTAAATGTATCCCACAACTCTTTGACAGAAGTTGAGCACTTTCAATGGAAGAATATTGAATTTCTTGACTTAAGCTCCAATTTGATCCGTGGAAATCTTCCGATTCCAGCTTCGACCATCAATGTCTTTCTAATCTCAAATAATAGTTTCAATGGAGAGGTCTCTTCTTTAATCTGCAATGTCACTTCTCTTGGAATTCTTGATTTGTCCCACAATAACTTGAGTGGAACAATTCCGCAATGTTTTGGAAATTTGAGCAACAGCCTTGAAATCTTGAATCTGAAGAAGAACAAGTTTTATGGGACGATTCCTCCAACATTTGCAGAGGGATGCCAGTTGACTAATTTCAACTTAAACGGAAATCTGTTAGAAGGGCCTTTGACACCATCCATCCTTAATTGTATTGGTCTGGAAGTGCTAGATCTTGGTAACAACAAGATCAATGATACATTTCCTCATTGGTTGGGAAGTCTTCCATTTTTGCAAGTTCTTGTATTGAAGTCAAATCATATGCATGGTTCCTTATGTGTCAATAGCTCCAAGTCTAGcctttttttctctaaaatccaaatttttgaTCTCTCGAGTAATTATTTTTCTGGACCCCTACCTGTGAGATACATCAACAGCTTCAAGGCTATCATAAATCTAGAGAAGATTGGTAGTACAGTGTCGTACATGGGGGTGAATGATCCTCGTGGTAGTGGCTTCTATACCTATTCCATTGGAATTGTTATGAAAGGACAAGATATGGAATTGGTGAAAATTTTCACCATGTGGATGATCATTGATCTATCAAACAATCAGTTTGAAGGGGGTATTCCAAAGGTTATTGGGAAGCTTAACTTACTGAAAGGGCTCAACCTTTCTCATAATAACCTTAATGGTGGTATCCCCACCTCAATAGGGAATTTGACAAATCTTGAATGGTTGGACCTATCTTCAAACAGGTTGTCTGGGACGATTCCAATTAGATTGGCAGATCTGCCATTTCTTTCGTCCTTCAATGTTTCTGAAAATCAACTCCATGGTCAGATTCCTCAAGGCAAACAGTTCAACACATTTGGAAATGATTCATATGAAGGGAACAGGGGATTATGTGGATTTCCGGTCTCGAAAGGTTGCAACATCATTGAGCCAGCACCTCCAAATGTGCTTGAAAAAGATGGCTCAAAATCAAACATTACTTTTGGTTGGAAAGTGGTGTTGATAGGTTATGGATGCGGAGTGGTGTTGGGAATGTCCGTGGGATATGTTGTTTTCCAAACTGGTAAGCCGAAATGGTTGGTGAATTTGGTTGAAATCCAACATGAGAAGAAGCGAAGAAGAAAGTCAAAGGATGGCAGTCGCAGCAATGGACGAAGAAGGATCTAG